The following proteins come from a genomic window of Prionailurus viverrinus isolate Anna chromosome D1, UM_Priviv_1.0, whole genome shotgun sequence:
- the NFRKB gene encoding nuclear factor related to kappa-B-binding protein isoform X4, with translation MDSLDHMLTDPLELGPCGDGHGTRIMEDCLLGGTRVSLPEDLLEDPEIFFDVVSLSTWQEVLSESQREHLQQFLPHFPEDSLEQQNQLVLALFSGENFRFGNPLHIAQKLFRDGHFNPEVVKYRQLCFKSQYKRYLTSQQQYFHRLLKQILASRNDLLEMARRSGPALPFRQKRPSPSRTPEEREWRTQQRYLKVLREVKEECGDTDLSSDEEATLDLQEKFSFEDLSSWLPSSPARSPSPAVPLRVVPTLSTTDMKTADKIELGDSDLKIMLKKHHEKRKHQPDHPDLLTGDLTLNDIMTRVNAGRKGSLAALYDLAVLKKKVKEKEEKKKKKIKLIKSEAEDLAEPLSSADGIPPLSQAPSPLAIPAIKEEPLEDLKPCLGINEISSSFFSLLLEILLLEGQASLPMLEERVLDWQSSPASSLNSWFSAAPNWAELVLPALQYLAGESRAVPSSFSPFVEFKEKTQQWKLLGQSQDNEKELAALFQLWLETKDQAFCKQENEDSSDATTPVPRVRTDYVVRPSTGEEKRVFQEQERYRYSQPHKAFTFRMHGFESVVGPVKGVFDKETSLNKAREHSLLRSDRPAYVTILSLVRDAAARLPNGEGTRAEICELLKDSQFLAPDVTSTQVNTVVSGALDRLHYEKDPCVKYDIGRKLWIYLHRDRSEEEFERIHQAQAAAAKARKALQQKPKPPSKVKSGSKESSLKVLSSGPSEQSQMSLSDSSMPPTPVTPVTPTTPALPATPISPPPVSSVNKSGPTPVSEPAKSSSGVLLVSSPTMPQLGTMLSPASSQTPPNSQAAARVVSHSGSAGLPQVRVVAQPGLPTATQQSAGPTQTLPQVPAGPQMRVPATATQTKVVPQTVMATVPVKAQTAAATVQRPGPGTGLTMTSLPATASPASKPATSSPGSSAPSASTAAVIQNVTGQNIIKQVAITGQLGVKPQAGSSIPLTATNFRIQGKDVLRLPPSSITTDAKGQTVLRITPDMMATLAKSQVTTVKLTQDLFGTGSGTAGKGISATLHVTSNPVHATDSPAKASSASAPSSTPTGTTVVKVTPDLKPTEASSSAFRLMPALGVSVADQKGKNTVASSEAKPAATIRIVQGLGVMPPKAGQTITVATHAKQGSSVASGSGTVHTSAVSLPSMNAAVSKTVAVASGAASTPISIGAGASAVRQVPVSTTVVSTSQAVSNIVGKNSPSAWGTCLLRNGK, from the exons ATGGACACTTTAACCCCGAGGTGGTTAAGTACCGGCAGCTGTGCTTCAAGTCCCAGTACAAGCGATACCTCACCTCCCAGCAGCAGTATTTCCATAGGCTGCTGAAGCAGATCCTGGCTTCCCGGAAT GACCTGCTGGAGATGGCCCGACGGAGTGGCCCGGCCCTTCCCTTCCGCCAGAAGCGCCCTTCACCATCCCGCACCCCTGAGGAGCGGGAGTGGCGGACCCAGCAGCGCTACTTGAAGGTCTTGAGGGAAGTGAAGGAGGAGTGTGGTGACACAGACCTGTCCTCTGATGAAGAGG CCACGTTGGATTTacaagaaaaattttcttttgaagatCTCAGCTCATGGCTTCCGAGCTCTCCAGCGCGTTCTCCTAGCCCTGCGGTGCCCCTGAGGGTGGTGCCCACGCTTTCAACCACGGATATGAAAACTGCAG ATAAAATAGAACTGGGGGACAGTGACCTGAAGATAATGTTAAAGAAGCACCATGAGAAGCGGAAACATCAACCA GATCATCCGGACCTTTTGACAGGGGACCTGACTCTCAATGACATCATGACTCGAGTAAATGCTGGCAGGAAGGGCTCTCTAGCAG CCCTATATGACTTGGCTGtccttaaaaaaaaggttaaggaaaaagaggagaagaagaagaagaaaataaaactgatcaAATCAGAGGCAGAGGATTTGGCTGAACCCTTAAGCAGTGCTGACGGGATCCCACCTCTCTCACAGGCCCCTTCTCCGCTGGCTATACCTGCTATCAAGGAGGA gCCTCTTGAAGATCTCAAGCCTTGCCTTGGAATCAATGAAATATCTTCCAGTTTCTTCTCTTTGCTATTAGAGATCTTGTTGCTGGAGGGGCAGGCTAGCCTTCCTATG CTGGAGGAACGGGTTTTGGATTGGCAGTCCTCTCCAGCCAGCTCCCTCAATAGCTGGTTCTCTGCGGCCCCCAACTGGGCAGAGTTGGTGTTACCAGCCCTGCAGTATCTTGCTGGAGAAAGTCGTG CTGTACCTTCCAGTTTCTCTCCGTTTGTTGAATTCAAAGAGAAAACCCAGCAGTGGAAATTGCTTG gCCAGTCCCAAGATAATGAAAAGGAATTAGCTGCACTCTTTCAACTATGGCTAGAAACCAAAGACCAGGCTTTCTGTAAG caagaaaatgaagacagctCAGATGCCACAACACCTGTTCCTCGGGT AAGAACTGACTATGTGGTGCGGCCCAGCACGGGGGAGGAGAAACGAGTTTTTCAGGAACAG GAGCGTTACAGATACAGCCAGCCCCATAAGGCATTCACCTTTCGCATGCATGGCTTTGAGTCTGTAGTGGGGCCTGTGAAGGGTGTTTTTGACAAGGAAACCTCGCTCAACAAGGCTCGGGAGCACTCCCTGCTGCGCTCTGACCGTCCTGCCTACGTTACCATCCTGTCTCTTG TTCGAGATGCTGCAGCCCGGCTGCCTAATGGGGAAGGTACCAGGGCCGAGATTTGTGAGCTGCTCAAGGACTCCCAGTTTCTGGCACCAGATGTCACCAGCACTCAG GTGAACACAGTAGTGAGTGGAGCCCTGGATCGGCTGCATTATGAAAAAGACCCATGTGTGAAATACGACATTGGGCGAAAGCTGTGGATCTACCTGCATCGGGACCGGAGCGAGGAGGAATTTG AGCGGATTCACCAAGCACAAGCAGCTGCAGCTAAAGCCAGAAAAGCCCTTCAGCAAAAACCCAAGCCTCCATCCAAGGTG AAGTCCGGTAGCAAGGAGAGTTCATTGAAAGTCCTCAGCAGTGGCCCTTCTGAGCAGAGCCAGATGAGCCTCAGTGACTCCAGCATGCCTCCCACTCCAGTCACACCTGTGACCCCCACCACTCCGGCTCTGCCTGCCACTCCAATCTCCCCTCCTCCTGTGTCCTCGGTGAACAAAAGTGGCCCTACTCCTGTCTCAGAGCCAGCGAAATCTAGCTCAGG TGTTCTTCTGGTGTCTTCACCCACAATGCCACAGCTAGGAACAATGCTCTCCCCGGCTTCCAGCCAGACTCCACCAAATTCTCAGGCAGCCGCCCGTGTGGTGAGCCACTCTGGCTCGGCTGGACTGCCCCAGGTGCGGGTGGTGGCCCAGCCTGGCCTTCCTACTGCTACTCAGCAGTCAGCAGGGCCGACTCAGACACTGCCACAGGTGCCAGCAGGACCACAGATGCGCGTTCCAGCCACTGCTACTCAGACCAAAGTTGTGCCACAG ACAGTAATGGCCACTGTGCCGGTCAAAGCTCAGACTGCGGCGGCCACTGTGCAGCGGCCTGGACCTGGGACAGGGCTCACGATGACAAGTCTCCCTGCCACAGCCAGCCCCGCGAGCAAGCCAGCCACCAGTTCTCCTGGGAGCTCCGCTCCGAGTGCTTCCACAGCTGCTGTCATTCAGAATGTCACAGGACAGAACATTATCAAGCAG GTGGCAATCACTGGGCAGCTTGGTGTGAAGCCCCAGGCAGGCAGCAGCATTCCACTCACAGCCACTAACTTCCGTATCCAGGGTAAGGATGTATTGCGTCTGCCACCCTCTTCCATCACCACAGATGCCAAAGGCCAGACGGTTCTGCGAATCACTCCGGACATGATGGCCACGTTGGCCAAGTCCCAGGTTACCACAGTGAAACTGACCCAGGACCTCTTTGGGACGGGAAGCGGCACTGCGGGCAAAGGCATTTCTGCCACCTTACACGTCACTTCTAATCCAGTCCACGCGACGGATAGCCCTGCCAAGGCCAGTTCGGCCAGTGCCCCTTCGTCCACTCCAACAGGTACCACCGTGGTTAAAGTGACTCCTGACCTCAAGCCAACAGAAGCCTCCAGTTCAGCTTTTCGCTTGATGCCGGCACTTGGTGTGAGTGTGGCAGACCAGAAGGGGAAAAACACAGTGGCTTCTTCAGAAGCAAAACCAGCTGCCACGATCCGCATCGTGCAGGGCCTGGGCGTGATGCCCCCCAAAGCAGGCCAGACCATCACAGTTGCGACCCATGCCAAGCAAGGGTCCTCAGTGGCCAGTGGGTCTGGAACTGTCCATACTTCGGCGGTGTCCTTGCCCAGTATGAATGCTGCTGTGTCCAAGACTGTGGCCGTGGCCTCTGGGGCTGCAAGCACCCCCATCAGCATCGGGGCAGGAGCCTCTGCTGTGCGGCAGGTCCCTGTCAGCACCACAGTTGTTTCCACGTCCCAGGCTGTGAGTAACATAGTGGGGAAGAATAGCCCTTCTGCTTGGGGAACTTGTCTTTTGAGGAATGGAAAGTAG
- the NFRKB gene encoding nuclear factor related to kappa-B-binding protein isoform X5, translated as MVEPWPPCCWLSLVESKWPLTQSPLLESTATLDLQEKFSFEDLSSWLPSSPARSPSPAVPLRVVPTLSTTDMKTADKIELGDSDLKIMLKKHHEKRKHQPDHPDLLTGDLTLNDIMTRVNAGRKGSLAALYDLAVLKKKVKEKEEKKKKKIKLIKSEAEDLAEPLSSADGIPPLSQAPSPLAIPAIKEEPLEDLKPCLGINEISSSFFSLLLEILLLEGQASLPMLEERVLDWQSSPASSLNSWFSAAPNWAELVLPALQYLAGESRAVPSSFSPFVEFKEKTQQWKLLGQSQDNEKELAALFQLWLETKDQAFCKQENEDSSDATTPVPRVRTDYVVRPSTGEEKRVFQEQERYRYSQPHKAFTFRMHGFESVVGPVKGVFDKETSLNKAREHSLLRSDRPAYVTILSLVRDAAARLPNGEGTRAEICELLKDSQFLAPDVTSTQVNTVVSGALDRLHYEKDPCVKYDIGRKLWIYLHRDRSEEEFERIHQAQAAAAKARKALQQKPKPPSKVKSGSKESSLKVLSSGPSEQSQMSLSDSSMPPTPVTPVTPTTPALPATPISPPPVSSVNKSGPTPVSEPAKSSSGVLLVSSPTMPQLGTMLSPASSQTPPNSQAAARVVSHSGSAGLPQVRVVAQPGLPTATQQSAGPTQTLPQVPAGPQMRVPATATQTKVVPQTVMATVPVKAQTAAATVQRPGPGTGLTMTSLPATASPASKPATSSPGSSAPSASTAAVIQNVTGQNIIKQVAITGQLGVKPQAGSSIPLTATNFRIQGKDVLRLPPSSITTDAKGQTVLRITPDMMATLAKSQVTTVKLTQDLFGTGSGTAGKGISATLHVTSNPVHATDSPAKASSASAPSSTPTGTTVVKVTPDLKPTEASSSAFRLMPALGVSVADQKGKNTVASSEAKPAATIRIVQGLGVMPPKAGQTITVATHAKQGSSVASGSGTVHTSAVSLPSMNAAVSKTVAVASGAASTPISIGAGASAVRQVPVSTTVVSTSQAGKLPTRITVPLSVISQPMKGKSVVTAPIIKGNLGANLGGLGRNIILTTMPAGTKLIAGNKPVSFLTAQQLQQLQQQGQATQVRIQTVPASHLQQGTASGSSKAVSTVVVTTAPSPKQAPEQQ; from the exons ATGGTGGAACCCTGGCCTCCATGTTGTTGGCTTAGCCTTGTTGAATCCAAATGGCCACTTACCCAATCTCCCCTATTGGAGTCCACAGCCACGTTGGATTTacaagaaaaattttcttttgaagatCTCAGCTCATGGCTTCCGAGCTCTCCAGCGCGTTCTCCTAGCCCTGCGGTGCCCCTGAGGGTGGTGCCCACGCTTTCAACCACGGATATGAAAACTGCAG ATAAAATAGAACTGGGGGACAGTGACCTGAAGATAATGTTAAAGAAGCACCATGAGAAGCGGAAACATCAACCA GATCATCCGGACCTTTTGACAGGGGACCTGACTCTCAATGACATCATGACTCGAGTAAATGCTGGCAGGAAGGGCTCTCTAGCAG CCCTATATGACTTGGCTGtccttaaaaaaaaggttaaggaaaaagaggagaagaagaagaagaaaataaaactgatcaAATCAGAGGCAGAGGATTTGGCTGAACCCTTAAGCAGTGCTGACGGGATCCCACCTCTCTCACAGGCCCCTTCTCCGCTGGCTATACCTGCTATCAAGGAGGA gCCTCTTGAAGATCTCAAGCCTTGCCTTGGAATCAATGAAATATCTTCCAGTTTCTTCTCTTTGCTATTAGAGATCTTGTTGCTGGAGGGGCAGGCTAGCCTTCCTATG CTGGAGGAACGGGTTTTGGATTGGCAGTCCTCTCCAGCCAGCTCCCTCAATAGCTGGTTCTCTGCGGCCCCCAACTGGGCAGAGTTGGTGTTACCAGCCCTGCAGTATCTTGCTGGAGAAAGTCGTG CTGTACCTTCCAGTTTCTCTCCGTTTGTTGAATTCAAAGAGAAAACCCAGCAGTGGAAATTGCTTG gCCAGTCCCAAGATAATGAAAAGGAATTAGCTGCACTCTTTCAACTATGGCTAGAAACCAAAGACCAGGCTTTCTGTAAG caagaaaatgaagacagctCAGATGCCACAACACCTGTTCCTCGGGT AAGAACTGACTATGTGGTGCGGCCCAGCACGGGGGAGGAGAAACGAGTTTTTCAGGAACAG GAGCGTTACAGATACAGCCAGCCCCATAAGGCATTCACCTTTCGCATGCATGGCTTTGAGTCTGTAGTGGGGCCTGTGAAGGGTGTTTTTGACAAGGAAACCTCGCTCAACAAGGCTCGGGAGCACTCCCTGCTGCGCTCTGACCGTCCTGCCTACGTTACCATCCTGTCTCTTG TTCGAGATGCTGCAGCCCGGCTGCCTAATGGGGAAGGTACCAGGGCCGAGATTTGTGAGCTGCTCAAGGACTCCCAGTTTCTGGCACCAGATGTCACCAGCACTCAG GTGAACACAGTAGTGAGTGGAGCCCTGGATCGGCTGCATTATGAAAAAGACCCATGTGTGAAATACGACATTGGGCGAAAGCTGTGGATCTACCTGCATCGGGACCGGAGCGAGGAGGAATTTG AGCGGATTCACCAAGCACAAGCAGCTGCAGCTAAAGCCAGAAAAGCCCTTCAGCAAAAACCCAAGCCTCCATCCAAGGTG AAGTCCGGTAGCAAGGAGAGTTCATTGAAAGTCCTCAGCAGTGGCCCTTCTGAGCAGAGCCAGATGAGCCTCAGTGACTCCAGCATGCCTCCCACTCCAGTCACACCTGTGACCCCCACCACTCCGGCTCTGCCTGCCACTCCAATCTCCCCTCCTCCTGTGTCCTCGGTGAACAAAAGTGGCCCTACTCCTGTCTCAGAGCCAGCGAAATCTAGCTCAGG TGTTCTTCTGGTGTCTTCACCCACAATGCCACAGCTAGGAACAATGCTCTCCCCGGCTTCCAGCCAGACTCCACCAAATTCTCAGGCAGCCGCCCGTGTGGTGAGCCACTCTGGCTCGGCTGGACTGCCCCAGGTGCGGGTGGTGGCCCAGCCTGGCCTTCCTACTGCTACTCAGCAGTCAGCAGGGCCGACTCAGACACTGCCACAGGTGCCAGCAGGACCACAGATGCGCGTTCCAGCCACTGCTACTCAGACCAAAGTTGTGCCACAG ACAGTAATGGCCACTGTGCCGGTCAAAGCTCAGACTGCGGCGGCCACTGTGCAGCGGCCTGGACCTGGGACAGGGCTCACGATGACAAGTCTCCCTGCCACAGCCAGCCCCGCGAGCAAGCCAGCCACCAGTTCTCCTGGGAGCTCCGCTCCGAGTGCTTCCACAGCTGCTGTCATTCAGAATGTCACAGGACAGAACATTATCAAGCAG GTGGCAATCACTGGGCAGCTTGGTGTGAAGCCCCAGGCAGGCAGCAGCATTCCACTCACAGCCACTAACTTCCGTATCCAGGGTAAGGATGTATTGCGTCTGCCACCCTCTTCCATCACCACAGATGCCAAAGGCCAGACGGTTCTGCGAATCACTCCGGACATGATGGCCACGTTGGCCAAGTCCCAGGTTACCACAGTGAAACTGACCCAGGACCTCTTTGGGACGGGAAGCGGCACTGCGGGCAAAGGCATTTCTGCCACCTTACACGTCACTTCTAATCCAGTCCACGCGACGGATAGCCCTGCCAAGGCCAGTTCGGCCAGTGCCCCTTCGTCCACTCCAACAGGTACCACCGTGGTTAAAGTGACTCCTGACCTCAAGCCAACAGAAGCCTCCAGTTCAGCTTTTCGCTTGATGCCGGCACTTGGTGTGAGTGTGGCAGACCAGAAGGGGAAAAACACAGTGGCTTCTTCAGAAGCAAAACCAGCTGCCACGATCCGCATCGTGCAGGGCCTGGGCGTGATGCCCCCCAAAGCAGGCCAGACCATCACAGTTGCGACCCATGCCAAGCAAGGGTCCTCAGTGGCCAGTGGGTCTGGAACTGTCCATACTTCGGCGGTGTCCTTGCCCAGTATGAATGCTGCTGTGTCCAAGACTGTGGCCGTGGCCTCTGGGGCTGCAAGCACCCCCATCAGCATCGGGGCAGGAGCCTCTGCTGTGCGGCAGGTCCCTGTCAGCACCACAGTTGTTTCCACGTCCCAGGCT ggGAAGCTGCCTACGCGGATCACAGTTCCTCTCTCTGTTATTAGCCAGCCTATGAAGGGCAAAAGTGTGGTCACGGCCCCCATCATCAAAGGCAACCTTGGAGCCAA CCTCGGCGGGTTGGGCCGCAATATCATCCTGACCACCATGCCAGCGGGGACTAAGCTCATTGCCGGCAACAAGCCGGTTAGTTTCCTCACTGCCCAGCAGTTGCAGCAGCTTCAGCAGCAAGGCCAGGCCACGCAG GTGCGCATCCAGACTGTCCCTGCATCCCATCTTCAACAGGGAACAGCTTCTGGTTCCTCCAAAGCAGTCTCCACTGTTGTTGTGACCACAGCTCCATCTCCTAAACAGGCACCTGAACAGCAGtga